agtagtgTTACTTCTAGGAAAAAGCTTAAAGtgatatttttacttttgtaattattaatCATGCCTAACAAAATGTTAGTGCATTGCTTCAACACAATGTATGGTTGATTCCATTGACTTGAGACTTGAAGAATTAGACAAATAAAAAGAAGTCAAAAAGACTTAATTCACTGAGCTGTGTCGTTTTCAGCCACttgcaattatatatatactactGACTATAGTGAGTGATATATAGCTggtgaatttatttatttatttattttttattaaagagaTAAAAACCATGTTGAAGCCTGTATGGACGATGACGAAGATAATAAGACAATTATCGCAAGAATAAACCCTTTTTCATAtttaagaagaataaaaaaacaataataaaaaagaaagaatgtaTATATGATTACGAGTTAAAAGATTTTAAGAGAATTTCTAccacaaaaataattaactattatgGTAATTGATAAGAGTATATATagagatctttaatttttatgttattagtttccttaattttaattttttttaagttatatttttatattggtcCCTcctaaaaattattctaattttgctCGTATATAAGACTTTTTTGTATTCTCATATGTGAGCttcttttttaaatactaattttaaaaaaatatatattagattatttataaattgttaaaaattataatattggacactatttatttttctttcagaGATCTATATAAATCTACTATTACGATTCTTTAAACACTTAATACCTTTTTTACGTTATAGacttataaatacaaaaattttcaaatatttatttaatattttttcttaagaaTTTATACTATTGTAAAATTTTCTCCGGATCTACTAGTAtgattattcataattttttgatatGCCATATCATTGGGCCTGCAGAGACCAAGTACATTCACAAAAATGATCAGGCCTAAAAATTTGTTAAGAATTTTGAGTGTGCTGTATAATTTCGTTATCAgatagattttaattttgagaTTGCATATTCTTAGAAGAACCCTAACACagaatatatatagagagaataGAAAGGCTTTTTGTGGGGATTCCCTTTAACTTTTGGCATCTTCAAAAGAATTTTTTAGcatgaaataataaattacgAAAATGTTTGGTAAccaaagaaaattacctaaaataGTCATAACTTgctttatttaacatttattagtTGTTGcgacaattaataaatactaaataaagtaAATTATGACTGTTTTTTTTAACCTGACATTACTGAATAAATTAAACCCTTTGGTTAGGGttattaataatgaattaaTGCTATTCATGAgtttaaattattgatttagTATATGTATATCAGGAAtgttacataattaaaaataataaataataaataaaaatacatatttaataatattttcatttataaaaaagtgtgaatacttttcttaattaattgacaattaattttttataattatcttttttatttaattacaccataaattaattcaaattttatgtGAATCAaatctcaaaatttttttttatcattagttTATTACATCCATaattatactatttttatttcaaataaaaattttaaactcttATATCATTAAccctaaatattatttttaaattggcacaacacattttataaaaaaaacaaaattttaaatttgattagtctcaattttttaaaaatcagaaacataaaaaaatgttgATTTACGacgtacaaaataaaaaaaataaataataaataagataaatcaatttcaattcgttaattataaatgttatatgtttaaaacgatgaatataaaatttgaCTCTTAATCTTTAAGTGCTTATTCACTACTAAATATGGCATCTGAAACTTCATGGACttgaggaagaaattaaagcAGAATTTTGTGATTAATTATACATTATTGTAAATTGAAACAAACAATCAGATATAAGAAAATGTgacatatctatatatatatatatatatatggtgcttattcatataaaatctATGCATAATCATAGACACAAACCCTGGATTACTTATGAAATATAagtttaatacaaaataaaaacgCATAGCGATAAACCTtaaagcataaaaaaataatgatcaaTGAAGATTTCGGTTGATGTCGTCAGCAATAGCTTCAGCATCAAATTTAACACCAAACAAGCCTCTTCTTGCAAGTCCAGCACAGTATAATCCATGTTCTCCCTTCCAATGCTTTGGAAATTCATTCTTTGGCATTCCATCTTCGTTTAGAACATACTTGTAATTATcctattcaattaattaattaattagttaattaattaagtaatataataataataatcaactcaatttaattaattaattaattatattctcACCTTCAACCATTTGTTAGCAACGCTTTTATAACCAGTGGCAAACACAATTGCATCAAATTCCTTCTCCGTGTTGTTTCCAAATATCACTTTGTTGTTCTCAATTCTCATTATATGAGAAGGGATAACCTGTTATATATGTTTTGTAGGTATAAGAAAttacataaattaattaaaaaaatattaattatttaaaaaaataccttGATTGCACCGTCTTTAATCTTGGCAATGGTTCCAACATCAAGAATTGGAGACCTACCAGCAGCTTCCTTCAGATAGAATGGTCCCTTATTTGGACGACGAATTCCAAATTGAGAGAGATCACCGAATTTAATGTTTGCTAAAAAAGTGATCACACTGTCCACAATATTTACCGGCAAATATTTCAGCATGCGCATACCTTGATGGATTAGTTCTTTGCTGACCACATGAACCTACAATTGCAGAATCAAAAtcagtaattaaatttttattttacaattattttgtGAACTTTTTACTGTTGAAATTCGACATGATggcaaataataaataaataaatctgtTAGAAAGACATATAGATAAAAGGTTTGTTTGGAtggatttttaagaaaagattttttaaattttaaaaaagtaaaaataattttatattaagatatctcatataatttttttatttgtcaattatatttagataaaataatataaaaataggattttatttatttattatataaaaatatatttattttaaaaaaatatctttttaaaNNNNNNNNNNNNNNNNNNNNNNNNNNNNCAAGACTCaaatataattaagatcaaAGAAAAGGAATTAGCATTTTGTATATATtgattaatttgataaatttagttaatttgtattctaaaagtatatatatcttaagagtataataataaaaaattttatattttattactaaaaatttattaaaaatataaaaaaatattttttattaaattttttttatcaatttaatgaCACTCAAATAACGAGACAACataaaagaattatttaatGCATTGATGAACTTTTGTGTTTACAATGATATTAAATCAAAAGGATTCAATaggattttatattttaaaaataaaaaaacatagatacaattaaaatttatttcaatatatatacaaatgacttagatacaaaattaaattaccGGATTTCTAATGAGAACTGAAGTTTTAGCACCAGAAATTTGAAGATCATATGCAATTTCCATTCCAGAATTACCGCATCCAACAACCAAAACTTCTTTAAATGCAAATATAGAACCATTTTTATAGTGTTTTGAATGCAATATTTGTCCACCAAAAGTGTCTAAGCCAACCACATTTGGAATATATCCTTCACTATTTTCACCTGTGGCTATCACAACATACTTTGCCCTATAAACCTCATCAACCACCCTCTCCATATCCCCTTCTTTAACCCTAGCCTTTGCCTCAAGCTTCCACATCTTTTCGCCCTCGTCGTACATGGCCGACTCCACTGTCCGACAGTAGCGAGGGCTAATCTCGAAACGTTCGACATATCTGTCGACGTATTCGAGAAAATAAGACTTGGAGAGAAAGGTAGGGCAAGAAGGAGGGTAAGACATGAGAGGTAATTCACAAAACTCTTTGGCCAAATGAAGGTTTACTCTATCATAAGCATGCTTTCTCCAAAGAGAAACATTGCAATCCTCTTTCTCAAGTACTATGTGACTAATTGAGTTTTGTTTAAGGCATGCTGATATTGCAAGCCCTGAAGGTCCACCACCTACAATTACCACTGTAGTTTGCTCCATTTTTTTTCCCCTCTAAACTTTGATGGTTAGTTATGTAATGTGAAAGAATTGAAGGGTTTATATAATGTACTTGGAGATGCTAAAAGATCCTATTTGTTCATGCAtgaaacaaatatttttggTAAGATATTTAGCCAGGATTTGGTAATAAAAATGTGCTACATATACTTTTGCTAAGGATGGAAACAAATCTGGactatttgatatatttttaagcaataataatataacaaaaatattatgtatgtgAATATTAAAAATTACCTGTAATATTAGTcgatatgtatttatatataactatatatattaatttatttttaatatatattttatatgaatagcTGTttgaataactaattttttttatacatataatatagtTGATAATATAATAAGGTAGGTTAGAAGAGACACATGAAAATTTTATAATCTTATTTACCTATCTatttatctacttaatatactaaaattggatttttctccaaCTAATTAAAGTGAGATATCAATTTTTCGTGAACTCTTTTTTCATCTAAAATGAAATTATTCTTTTTCGATATAATAAtgacatttattattatttattattatcaattatttttatttttatttttccatttattaaaaatctctttatttaagaaaaatatatttgttataattatgttacaattagtatttaataaataatgtataattatactaatttagaaaaatatctttattataattatagaaaAGATCTAAACGATACATACTACacacattatatattttaaaaaagtaaaaaatattttaaaaaggactaggatattaataataaattgtaattgataacaatattaataattaattcttataattatttttttactattaaagaCTTTATATAGTATTTCTTTTGTGGTTCATGAGTATAGCTTTGAGtcaaagtattttattttttaatatgttatttttttattattttatagaataagaataaaataattaaaaagtcaTTTGATCAATCTCATtacaaagaaataaattttaattaaatactaaaataattgtcaaatattatttaccttcaattagttaataaatttaattttaattgatatgttttattttttattcatatttttattcattaattattgtactttttatatttatagtaaatattgaatataaaaaaataaaaaataatattaattgttatttattttatttatttagagtcataattaattttgttataatttgtaaaaagtatctataattaataatataatattataattttaagttgtataatataataaaaaagagcaTAGATGTTTGTAtaggataaaataataatacatatattcgCATTTTTATGTATTAAGATTTgagaaaacaatttttttatattttttaaatttcaaaaacaaaaaatatactttaccctaattataattaatttatgtttattatttaattataaaagaaagattaatataaattaaatgttACGGGCATGAGTCAAAACCTGATCAATTCTACacaaatttactttaatttaattaaggAAATAAATTAACTGTGTTTATAAATTGTTTCATATTTAGTTTTGTtcctaattttgaattttgattattCAACATCCATAGTACAAAGAAACATATTATTTAAGAACATGTAAAAGAATCTTATATATTACAACATTActtacagaaaaaaaaaatgtaagcaTAAGTATAtcggatttttttaaataaataatttaattattttaattactaaaataaataacttatttaatttgtaGCGTATTTGCCAAattatactatatttatttatctcgtttacactataaacgagataattttGCACGTATCTTCTTTATAGTGTAAAGGGGATATgtgtatttttttcaattttcatatatCCCGTTTACATTGTAAACTAGATACATGAAAAATTATCTCGTATACATTGTAAAtgagatatatgtatttataaataattaaatataatttttgaaaataataaaaaatattaataattaaaattagactaaattcttaaaaataaaacgttttaaatagtaaaaaagatggacaattttaaataataaaaaagatatatagtcattttaaataacaaaaaaaatagattgtCCATTTAAAATAAGTACATTAACATGATTTAAATAAACATTTCATTTTTAAGAGTGTAATTCATTTTTATcagagttatattttttttaatttcaaattcacatttattttatatatctttttgtatattattattattattattattattatttggtagGTCATTTTTGGTATATACTTAGTATTTTTATAATGGAGTTAATGGGTTCCGTTATTAGCAACataaaatattgttgagattACTTTGTTAGTAAATTTGTTAGCATTTTATTCATTTGGCTATACTCTAGGatataatacttttttttttctttgccgTATTATTATTACTGGTATAGTAGTATTTTATCGTCTTActttctaaaatattaaaatttcgcTTCTCATATTGAGTATGAGATCATTTTcacttaaaacaaaaaagaaaaatattggatgattaatatttttttaatatttgccTATAGCATATTTATCATGTATTCTAAaatattctcttaatttttgtatatacaTGTAGACATCagaatttctaatttcaattaACTCATTCTTATTCTCtctaaattcattttttttaatacaattcTCTCTTCTAACACCGAGTAATAGAAACTTTCCATTTTTTCGCTACCATTATATGAATTAATGTAGATtaactacaagaaaaatgttaaGTACTATTAGATTTAATAGTAAATTTTTTGATAGATGTAAATAAAAATTCGTCCTTCGAATAAATTGTCattgaatttaaaattctgCCACTAAATCTAATGATAAatagaaacacaaaaattaattcTATTAGCGCTAAATTTATTATTGTGGAATTTTCTGTCAAAACATTTCAATGGTAATAGGATTAGTAAAACGCATCGTTTAGGCAACGACGAATACTTTATCGTTGAATTTTTTCGCCGATAAATCTGAcaataattttagaataaaattcaaacgcaaaaaactctctctctctctctcttctcctctggTCCAATGAGAAAGGGTGCGCCGCCGCCACCTGGAGTTGCCATCGCTACCGATAAACAACATTGTCGTCGTCGTCACTGCTGTTGGAGTCTCTGTGGAAAGTCTATGTCATGCTACCGTTGTTGGTGTTCTTTACTATTGGTCGGAGGTTGTTGCTATTACCGTGGCTGATGAGATCCACCGCGCCAAGTAAGTAAAGTTGTtgtccattttttcttttggttgttTGTTATGTTATTAAACCCTAACTCCACTATTGTAAGTTTTACTGCTGCCTCTTGCCACTACCACGTTTTCACCATTCTATAGCCACTATCAATGataattctttttataatttttgtattttttcaaattttttttgtttatgattttcttaggcattttattaaattattaattaaaatttttaatgaaatgtGTGATTAGGGtttgttatattaatttagtGTAATTAGAAATTTGATAATATTAGGTTAAGTAGGGTGTAATCTAGGACTTGTTTTAAGTTGATAGTGTTTTAGATGATTGTTAATTTTCtgagtttattattatttgagttaattattttctgagttaattagtattgattgttgttaattctttgagttaattttagtttgttaattttttaatttaattattgacttattgttgattgttgtttattctctgaattaattttaacttgttaattttttaagttaattattaatttattattaattgttgttaattttataaatttattgttatttgagttaattagtattgattgttgttaattcttttgaattaattttagcttgttatttttttaagttaattattgacttattgttaattgttaatttttttagtttattgttgtctgagttaattatttttgagtTAGTTAATGttaattgttgttaattctgtgaattaattttagcttgttatttttttaagttaattattgaCTTATTATTGATTGTTGTTAGTTTTCTGAGCTTATTGTTGTGTGCGTTAATTATTTTCTGAATTAATTTTGCTGAGTtgattgttatatattttactaAGTTTGTTACAATTTTCTCATTTAAACATATGaactttgatttatttatttaattataatttgtgtATTGATTATGTTTATAGTTTATAATTGAAAGTGTACAGTTTACTATTCCAAAAAATTATACTCCCATAAATATGTAAGTTAATAGATATACTATTTGAGAGTCATACATATGCAAGTTAGTGAATTACTTagaatcttaaataaatatcctatttgtgtaattattttttttttcaatattttattgtttagaGAATTTTAACTATGCAATTTACTTAGCCATAATGAGAtatcttgtttttcatatcAAACTTTATGTAAGTTCATCTTTTCTGAATTTAGAGTATATGTTTATAGTGCTATTTTTTTCCATATACgagtaattattatttttcttctttatttttaaactttgatGTGTGAATtcatttataaacttttaatgaaaaattatagataaattattatgaaaaattataaaatttaaattttgttaatttaaaaaatattgaatttaatcatttaaaattatatattaaatttttaaataaattttaaaaaattttaaaattaccgCCAGATTTATCGAGGGATAAATCCGACAATAACAATTTCTATAATTtcgttaattaaaaattaatacttgCCGCTAAATTTGTCGGTAATTAGTGGTGAACTAAAAAATCTGCCGATAAataattaccaaaaaaatttatatcgtCAAAATAAACATATAACTGGCAgatttttttgataaatctgACAATAAATTTAAcagtaattaatatttttttgtagtgattCTCATATTATtgactttaaaaaaaaagagagtaagTTTTGTTAGATGATAGTTGGTAGATAATccttatattattatatgatttttgtttaataattaaatcttattACTATCTACTAATTATTCAGAAAAGATACAAGAAAAGTGTGAAATTAATGATTGTTAAAAAAGAGAAATTCAATTGGTGacatatataatcaattaatttatttcaatgACATCAGTAGTATATATTTAGAATCCTATTTACAAGAATCagtcaaataataattattcaatcTGATCTCAAGGAATGAAAGTCCTatctttttacaaaaaaaagttttcataatatatctattaaattatattatattaaaattatatttctatatttaatgataaaactactatatatattttaaaagttttttaatttatttattttaataattaaaacaaattaataatatttatctaTATATAACAATTAACATAAACAATAACCAAattgggttggtctagtggttagctcattAGTCGCAAGTGTTGGGAATTCGAATCCCGcattgtgcatgcagcaacccattggtcAACGGCAAACCTTTAAATGGATCTTAATACCgcggattagtccttaaccAATGGGTTGAGATACcgtcaaaaactcaaaaaaaaaattaacataaacaATTAAACACCCCATTAAATGGGAATGGAACTGAACGTCGCCGCCGCAAGTGTTGTGTTGTTGCAGCCATGGATCGGAGTGCTTGGGATGCATGGCCTGTAGTCTCATACTCAAATTATTACTCTAATTAATTGCAATATAGAATTGCatttaataatcataa
This portion of the Arachis duranensis cultivar V14167 chromosome 6, aradu.V14167.gnm2.J7QH, whole genome shotgun sequence genome encodes:
- the LOC107495468 gene encoding probable indole-3-pyruvate monooxygenase YUCCA10; the protein is MEQTTVVIVGGGPSGLAISACLKQNSISHIVLEKEDCNVSLWRKHAYDRVNLHLAKEFCELPLMSYPPSCPTFLSKSYFLEYVDRYVERFEISPRYCRTVESAMYDEGEKMWKLEAKARVKEGDMERVVDEVYRAKYVVIATGENSEGYIPNVVGLDTFGGQILHSKHYKNGSIFAFKEVLVVGCGNSGMEIAYDLQISGAKTSVLIRNPVHVVSKELIHQGMRMLKYLPVNIVDSVITFLANIKFGDLSQFGIRRPNKGPFYLKEAAGRSPILDVGTIAKIKDGAIKVIPSHIMRIENNKVIFGNNTEKEFDAIVFATGYKSVANKWLKDNYKYVLNEDGMPKNEFPKHWKGEHGLYCAGLARRGLFGVKFDAEAIADDINRNLH